A stretch of DNA from Sandaracinaceae bacterium:
TGTTGGACGCGGACGGTGTCCCGCGCGCGGCGGAAGCGGGTATCCAGCCCCGCGCGACGCTCGAGGCGATGCTCACCCGGCTGCCTCAGGCCGCCGGCGGAGCGAGCGAAGGAACGCGGTAGAGGGGGCTGCCCCCGGGTTTCGCCCGTTGGGGGGTCGTTCGCGCGCGCGGTGGTGATCCGCTGTGGTCCCCGGTGGCTGAGCGCGGCGACGTCGGGTCGTCGGCGCGCGCGGTGGTGATCCTGATCGCGTTCGTGACGAGGACGAGGACGACCACGAGCACCCTCACGAGCACGCGCACGCGCACGCGCACGACCACGAGGACGAACACGAGGACGATCACGAGGACGGACGAGTCACTCTCCGTCCTCGCGCGGCTGCGGCGCTCACGACACCGACGGGCTCGGGGCGGGGGGGGTCAGAGGCCGATGCCCAGCTGGGCGCGGGAAACGCCCGCAGCGCCGAGGGCGCGCGGGGCCCGGGCCTCCTCGGGGTCGCGGAAGGCGATGCCGTGCCGCGCGAAGTCTCGCTGCAGCTCGTCGTAAGAAGCGCGAATCTTGTCCACCGTGTTGCGGTAGGCCACGTCCTCCACCTCGCGCCTATAGAAGTACTTCATGGGTGAGCCGCCCAGGATGCGCATCTCGTCACCATACGGGCGGAACAGGTAGAAGCTCACCTCGGGGTGCATCTCGCGGATGGCGCGCACGGCCTTGTCGAAGCGCCCGTTGATGAGCGCTTTGAGCCCCTGCATGGTGGAGTACACCCCTCCGCGCGAGTGGACGTGCCCCGCCGTGTCCGAGAACACGGGGACCAGCGGGTCCACCAGGATGACCATGGTGGCCCCCTGCCGCACGGCCACGCGCATGTTGGTGGTGCGCGTGAACGCGCCGTCGATGTAGTAGCGCCCGTCGATCTGCTCGGGGGCGTAGAACGGTACCAACGCCGCCGACGCACGCACGGCCTTGTGCACCGGCACGTGACGGAATCCGTCCTCGCCGAAGACCACCGCCTGCGACGTGTCTTGGTCCGTGGCACCTACGAACAGAGGCCGGCGCAGGTCGTCGAAGTGGTTGCGCATGCCCGGACGCGTCAGGTGGCGCTCCAGGTAGTCGCGTAGCTTGTCCCCCGCGAAGATGCCGCCTGGCACGGCGCGGAACACCGACGACAGCGCGCCCCGCGGCCCCTCGCCACCACGCAGCAGCTCGGACGCAGCCTGCGCCACCCGCGGGCCCAGTTCCTTCAGGTTGGGGTCGAAGATCTCGGCGCGGCGGATCGGGTCCACGCGCGCCCGTCCTCCCGCAAGACCACGCCCAATCTCGTCGGGGCCCACCCCGTTCGCGAGCATGCAGCCGATCAACGCGCCCGCGCTGATCCCGCAGAACAAGTCGAAATCCACGATGGCGCGGTCCACGAGGAACGACTCCAGCGCGCGCAGCACGCCGATCTCGTAGAAGAGCCCCTCGACCCCGCCGCCAGCCAGACAGATGGCCACCTTCCCGGACCGCAGCCTCTCGGTCTGCTGGGCGATCTGCTCCTCGAGGGTGTCGAGGGCCGGCTGGTCCAGCACGGAGCGCACTCGATAGGTGCCGAAGCGGAAGGCGGCGTCCGCGCCACCACGGCCGACGATGCCGATGACCCGGTCACGTTGGACGGCCGCGTGCAGCTCGTCGTCGGGAAAGAGCCGCGACAAGAGCTGCCCCGCGCGGGTGAGCGCAAAGGGGCCGTCTTGGGTGGCGCTGTCGGGCGCCCCCGTGAGCGACTCCACCCGCGTGTCGATCACCAGCGCGTCCACCGAGCGCTCGGCCAGGACGCGCATCGCCACCCCGGGGTCGCTCACCGCGAAGAGGCGCAGCGTGCGCCCGGGGAGTTGGTACACGAAGGACCCGTCGCCCGCGCGGCGGGCGCCCTCGCGCATCATCAGCAGCTCACGCGCGCCGCCCTCGTCGAGCGGGGCCCCCACGTAGAGTACGGTATGCATCCCCAGCATTTGGGGGTCATCCCCGCCGGCCTGCAAGCCGACCCCGTGGCTCGGCGCCCCCAATCGTGTGCGGATAGACCCCTCAGGAGGGTCCGGCTTGAGAGTGCGCGCGGCGGCTTCCCAACGCGCGCGTGGGGCTGCGGACGCTTCGGCGTTGCAGGTTTTGGCACCGAGGGGCTATCCTGTGGCCGAGTTGCCCTGCGTTCCGGGCATCCGAGAGGAAAGCGTGTCCCGCCCCGCCGATCTCAGCAGCCTACAGTCCGCCCTCCACCAAGCCGGTGTCGAGGTCTATCGCACGGACGACCGCGAAATCCACATCGCCGAGCGCGTCCGCTTCCACATCATGGACTCTGGGGTGCGCCTGCGCCTCGAGGACAGCGCGCGCGTGTCGTTCACGGCGCGCACCCAGCGCTCGGACTTCCCGAACGAGGTGGCAGAGCAGCTCTTCGACCGCGTGCGCAGCATGGTCGGCCAGAGCGCGGGGGAGCGGGGGTATGCGGAAGCCGACGCCAAGACCATCAAGGTGTTGGACCCAGTCGACGCCTCGCGCGTGCTCGACGTGTGGCACGAGGTCACGTACGAGAAAGACGCCTCGGAGCTGTCGGACATCATCGACGAGATCCGCTGGGCGCTGAGCGTCGACAAGTACGTCTCGAGCTGAGCCACCGGCTCGCCGCGCGGGCGCGTCACCGCGCTGTTCCCGGCGAGTCAGGGGGCGAGGCGGCGCATCCGCCAAGGCGCGCTCGCGTCCAGGCGCGTGTACTCGAAGCGGTCGTGAAGGCGGTCGGGGTCGTTGAACCAGAGCTCGATGGTGGTGGGGACCAAGCGGTAGCCCCCCCAGCGTGGTGGGCGCGGCACGGCCTGCCCATCGAAGCGCTCCGTGGTCTCGCGGACCAGCGCGTCCAGCGCGTCGCGGCTGTCGATTGGCTGGCTCTGCGGTGAGCTCCACGCGCCCAGCTGGCTACCCCGCGGACGGCCGGCGAAGTACGCGTCGCTCACGTCGTCGGGGGCCTCGCTGACCGGCCCCTCGACGCGCACCTGCACGCCCGTCGAGGCCCAGTGGTAGGC
This window harbors:
- a CDS encoding patatin-like phospholipase family protein; translated protein: MHTVLYVGAPLDEGGARELLMMREGARRAGDGSFVYQLPGRTLRLFAVSDPGVAMRVLAERSVDALVIDTRVESLTGAPDSATQDGPFALTRAGQLLSRLFPDDELHAAVQRDRVIGIVGRGGADAAFRFGTYRVRSVLDQPALDTLEEQIAQQTERLRSGKVAICLAGGGVEGLFYEIGVLRALESFLVDRAIVDFDLFCGISAGALIGCMLANGVGPDEIGRGLAGGRARVDPIRRAEIFDPNLKELGPRVAQAASELLRGGEGPRGALSSVFRAVPGGIFAGDKLRDYLERHLTRPGMRNHFDDLRRPLFVGATDQDTSQAVVFGEDGFRHVPVHKAVRASAALVPFYAPEQIDGRYYIDGAFTRTTNMRVAVRQGATMVILVDPLVPVFSDTAGHVHSRGGVYSTMQGLKALINGRFDKAVRAIREMHPEVSFYLFRPYGDEMRILGGSPMKYFYRREVEDVAYRNTVDKIRASYDELQRDFARHGIAFRDPEEARAPRALGAAGVSRAQLGIGL
- the pdxH gene encoding pyridoxamine 5'-phosphate oxidase, producing the protein MQPQVDPVAWFRQLYADARQHEVFDADRAALATADAAGVPSVRFVLVRGADEAGFTFYTHRDSRKGRELARGVAALAYHWASTGVQVRVEGPVSEAPDDVSDAYFAGRPRGSQLGAWSSPQSQPIDSRDALDALVRETTERFDGQAVPRPPRWGGYRLVPTTIELWFNDPDRLHDRFEYTRLDASAPWRMRRLAP